One Spinacia oleracea cultivar Varoflay chromosome 4, BTI_SOV_V1, whole genome shotgun sequence DNA segment encodes these proteins:
- the LOC130471742 gene encoding uncharacterized protein, which produces MVVVGMMLVVAGDYNGGRLPDYGGRMMVAGDVVGGRRGIIRSLIMSNIEENRVGSNSNPIVPSNDESEMDYESDIHSYTSYELILRQVLRAGEADSDDEALPVLRPDSDSEPEIEFEFEPEPEPEPEPEPEPEPEPEEDKHQL; this is translated from the exons ATGGTAGTGGTCGGGATGATGTTGGTGGTTGCCGGCGATTATAATGGTGGTCGGTTGCCGGATTATGGTGGTCGAATGATGGTGGCCGGCGATGTGGTTGGTGGCCGACG TGGGATCATACg atcactaatcatgtctAACATAGAAGAAAATAGAGTAGGGAGCAACTCTAACCCTATTGTTCCGAGCAATGATGAAAGTGAAATGGATTACGAGTCTGACATTCATAGTTACACCAGCTACGAACTTATTCTGCGTCAAGTTTTAAGAGCAGGAGAAgctgatagtgatgatgaagcccttc ctgttttgagACCTGATAGTGATTCTGAGCCTGagattgagtttgagtttgagcctgaaCCTGAGCCCGAGCCTGAGCCCGAGCCTGAGCCCGAGCCTGAGCCAGAGGAAGATAAGCATCAACTTTAA